Proteins encoded together in one Allomeiothermus silvanus DSM 9946 window:
- the soxY gene encoding thiosulfate oxidation carrier protein SoxY, producing MDRRRFLKAAGVLAGALMAPRLAVAQGGGLEGEDIAHLEPTLQKVLGKGFKDLTPSGQVKLTMPTIAESGANVPFEIEVALPKDQVRAIHLFVDKNPSPHIVKLEVGQAMPYYASRTRMAETSAVRAVVETQDGKLLLASASTRVTVGGCG from the coding sequence GTGGATAGAAGAAGGTTTCTCAAAGCAGCAGGTGTGCTAGCCGGGGCCTTGATGGCTCCCCGGCTGGCCGTAGCGCAGGGAGGGGGTCTGGAGGGGGAGGATATCGCCCATCTGGAACCCACCCTACAGAAGGTCTTGGGCAAAGGGTTCAAGGATCTCACCCCCTCAGGCCAGGTGAAGCTCACCATGCCCACCATCGCCGAGTCCGGGGCCAACGTGCCCTTCGAGATCGAGGTCGCTCTGCCCAAGGACCAGGTGCGGGCCATCCACCTCTTCGTGGACAAAAATCCCTCGCCCCACATCGTCAAGCTAGAGGTAGGGCAGGCCATGCCCTACTACGCCTCCCGCACCCGGATGGCCGAGACCTCGGCGGTACGGGCGGTGGTGGAGACCCAAGACGGCAAGCTGCTCCTGGCCTCAGCCAGTACCCGCGTCACCGTAGGCGGGTGCGGCTAG
- the soxA gene encoding sulfur oxidation c-type cytochrome SoxA → MRKSLILTFLLSATALFALSQQEKPLDPFEEAMKQRQQYLQNFGILPGDLFASQGEELFHAKRGPKGKSLEECDFGLGPGKLEGAYARLPRYFPDTGKVEDLETRIVSCMERIQGFKPEVIKRDEVVALTTFVASKSTKAKIAVRPQHPAELAMYTLGRELWYTRAGPRDMSCAICHDNYAGKRVRLSPVMSPKQGLGSEWPAYRFEEDRMYTFENRIQFCYTSVGIPAPAFYSEPQIALTMYILTEASKAGHSFQELPFFTR, encoded by the coding sequence ATGCGCAAGAGCCTGATCTTGACCTTCCTGCTGTCTGCTACGGCGCTATTCGCTCTGTCCCAGCAGGAAAAACCCCTCGATCCCTTCGAGGAGGCCATGAAACAGCGCCAGCAGTACCTGCAAAACTTTGGCATCCTCCCCGGGGATCTCTTTGCCTCGCAGGGAGAGGAGCTGTTTCACGCCAAGCGGGGCCCCAAAGGGAAGAGCCTGGAGGAATGTGACTTCGGCCTCGGGCCGGGCAAGCTCGAGGGGGCCTATGCCCGCCTCCCCCGCTACTTCCCCGATACCGGCAAGGTAGAGGACCTGGAGACCCGGATTGTGAGCTGCATGGAGCGTATTCAGGGCTTCAAGCCGGAGGTGATCAAACGCGACGAGGTGGTGGCCCTGACCACATTCGTGGCCTCAAAATCCACCAAAGCCAAGATCGCCGTCCGCCCCCAACACCCCGCCGAGCTGGCCATGTACACCCTGGGTCGCGAACTCTGGTACACCCGCGCCGGCCCCCGGGACATGAGCTGCGCGATCTGCCACGACAACTACGCCGGGAAGCGGGTACGGCTCTCCCCGGTGATGAGCCCCAAGCAGGGGCTGGGGAGCGAGTGGCCGGCCTACCGCTTCGAGGAGGACCGGATGTATACCTTCGAGAACCGTATCCAATTCTGCTACACCTCGGTGGGCATCCCGGCCCCGGCTTTCTACTCCGAGCCGCAGATCGCCCTCACCATGTACATCCTGACCGAAGCCAGCAAGGCCGGGCACAGCTTCCAGGAGCTGCCCTTCTTCACCCGCTAG
- the soxZ gene encoding thiosulfate oxidation carrier complex protein SoxZ has translation MAIRTLARLTPPKPKAGEVFKLQIVAQHPMEPGTRKDEKGNLIPAYYIDLVEVYFEGQKVASILPEPGVSANPLFGLAFQAGQPGTFTIKLKDNKGDTGETSVKLELA, from the coding sequence ATGGCAATCCGCACCTTAGCACGCCTGACACCCCCCAAACCCAAAGCGGGAGAAGTATTCAAGCTCCAGATAGTTGCCCAGCACCCCATGGAGCCAGGCACCCGCAAGGACGAGAAGGGTAACCTCATCCCCGCGTACTATATCGACCTGGTGGAGGTGTACTTCGAAGGGCAGAAGGTAGCGAGCATCCTGCCCGAACCCGGGGTGAGCGCCAACCCCCTCTTCGGGCTGGCCTTTCAGGCCGGGCAGCCGGGTACCTTCACCATCAAGCTCAAGGACAACAAGGGAGATACCGGGGAGACCTCCGTCAAGCTGGAGCTGGCCTAG
- the soxX gene encoding sulfur oxidation c-type cytochrome SoxX — translation MKRLIIGVLALLGLATSQPSPFKARLESAIRSGGDTYAQVLLSQDPAQQLCTQYRGQLPPALVPQFIQAQKALIRYPQGDKLLGEWQNGQKVFTDPKRGNCYACHQGDSKELAYGTMGPSLTGYGSRGASEAVLRYTYEKIYNSWAYVPCSLMYRGGVHGLFTPEETADLVAFLVDPHSPINQR, via the coding sequence ATGAAGCGACTGATCATCGGCGTCTTGGCCCTTTTGGGGCTGGCCACATCCCAACCGAGTCCTTTCAAGGCTCGCCTCGAGAGCGCGATCCGCTCTGGCGGAGATACCTACGCCCAGGTGCTCCTGAGCCAGGACCCGGCCCAGCAGCTGTGTACCCAGTACCGCGGCCAGCTTCCTCCTGCGCTGGTCCCGCAGTTCATCCAAGCGCAGAAGGCCCTGATCCGCTACCCCCAGGGGGACAAGCTGCTGGGAGAGTGGCAAAACGGACAAAAGGTGTTCACCGACCCCAAGCGGGGCAACTGCTATGCCTGCCACCAGGGTGACTCCAAGGAGCTGGCCTACGGCACCATGGGGCCCAGCCTGACCGGGTACGGATCCCGGGGCGCCTCGGAGGCGGTGCTCCGCTACACCTACGAGAAGATCTACAACTCCTGGGCCTACGTGCCCTGCTCGCTGATGTACCGCGGCGGCGTGCACGGGCTTTTCACCCCGGAGGAGACCGCCGACCTGGTAGCGTTCCTGGTCGACCCCCACTCCCCCATCAACCAGAGGTGA
- a CDS encoding translation initiation factor 2 — MKRFWVLGVVLGLAWAQSIQVEVKGELAQVETQALAALKANGLEPDRILNLGGQIRQITGAAFPDYHLVVLKPEAGSLAAASKNPMAAIVLPPTVYVHAAKAGVTTVGTFDGRLMFSLLGVAGPETDGLTSRLEASLGRLGKLERIAPAMMPDPKSGMMPALLYFVSGAKAEDMVLLLEGELTSRGLNLTPNIKVGPATVIMPCKSEWARIMFSAQPAGGFAAPCRFFAVDMPGGALVGAIEPMLMTIMPGVMGSPAVAMLQEARKTIREVLESTGGVPYRPGQ; from the coding sequence ATGAAGCGTTTCTGGGTTTTGGGAGTGGTGTTAGGTTTGGCCTGGGCGCAGTCCATCCAGGTAGAGGTGAAGGGGGAACTGGCCCAGGTCGAGACGCAGGCCCTGGCGGCCTTGAAGGCCAACGGCCTCGAGCCCGACCGCATCTTGAACCTGGGGGGGCAGATCCGGCAGATCACCGGGGCCGCGTTTCCCGACTACCACCTGGTGGTGCTCAAGCCCGAGGCCGGAAGCCTGGCCGCGGCCTCCAAAAACCCCATGGCGGCCATCGTCCTCCCCCCCACGGTCTACGTGCACGCGGCCAAGGCCGGGGTGACCACGGTGGGAACCTTTGACGGACGCCTGATGTTTAGCCTGCTCGGCGTGGCTGGCCCCGAAACCGACGGGCTTACCTCCCGGCTCGAGGCCAGCCTGGGCCGGTTGGGCAAGCTCGAGCGCATCGCTCCGGCCATGATGCCCGATCCCAAGTCGGGGATGATGCCGGCCTTGCTCTACTTCGTGAGCGGGGCCAAGGCTGAGGACATGGTACTGCTGCTGGAGGGGGAACTCACCTCTCGCGGCCTCAACCTCACCCCAAATATTAAAGTCGGCCCGGCCACGGTGATCATGCCCTGCAAGAGCGAGTGGGCCCGGATTATGTTCAGTGCGCAGCCGGCCGGAGGATTTGCCGCCCCCTGCCGCTTCTTCGCCGTGGATATGCCCGGCGGAGCGCTGGTGGGGGCGATCGAGCCCATGCTCATGACCATCATGCCCGGCGTGATGGGCTCGCCCGCGGTGGCCATGCTCCAGGAGGCTAGAAAAACCATTCGCGAGGTTCTGGAAAGCACCGGAGGGGTCCCCTACCGTCCGGGGCAGTAA
- a CDS encoding FAD-dependent oxidoreductase — protein MSKLNRRQLLKAGAALTAAGTLASQAFAQQEFYARPPTLLPARRTARVVVVGGGWGGTTVARKVKQQRPEAEVVLIEPKPLFMSCPMSNLFLAGVKPLEFLVFDYTQVVNDGVVFVQERVLDINRDRRLVRTTGGYLAYDFLVLAPGIDYMYEAIPGYAEVKHLLPVGFKPFEHVALRRMLDRFDETGGELVMYIPNPPYRCPPGPYERAAMLAWRLKTKGVKGKVIVLDANPQPISKAPGFLAAYNDLYKNQLEYIPNTRITGLDYEKKRVKTELGDVPFTLADLIPPMKAAEIVRQVGLGERWANVQPPYFLSEKDERVYLVGDITGNTPYPKSGMIAYVSGNIVARHISQRLGGKALAEIPPELPTNVCYSFVDSEEAIWVSNAYSWDEAAKQIKAQSTVDNQRSAANSTAAYGWAQSLWQDMFGPRA, from the coding sequence ATGTCCAAACTCAACCGCCGTCAGCTTCTCAAAGCAGGAGCCGCCCTCACCGCGGCCGGTACTCTGGCCAGCCAGGCCTTCGCTCAACAGGAGTTTTACGCACGCCCCCCCACCCTGCTCCCGGCCCGTCGCACGGCCCGGGTGGTAGTAGTGGGTGGAGGCTGGGGTGGCACCACCGTGGCCCGCAAGGTCAAGCAGCAGCGCCCTGAGGCCGAGGTGGTGCTCATTGAGCCGAAGCCCCTGTTCATGTCCTGCCCCATGTCCAACCTCTTCCTAGCGGGGGTCAAGCCCTTGGAGTTTCTGGTCTTCGATTACACCCAGGTGGTCAACGATGGGGTGGTCTTCGTCCAGGAAAGGGTGTTAGATATCAACCGCGACCGGCGGCTGGTCCGGACTACCGGGGGCTACCTGGCCTACGACTTCCTGGTGCTCGCACCCGGCATCGACTACATGTACGAGGCCATCCCCGGCTACGCCGAGGTGAAGCACCTCCTGCCGGTGGGGTTCAAGCCCTTCGAGCACGTGGCCTTGCGGCGAATGCTGGACCGGTTCGACGAGACCGGGGGGGAGTTGGTCATGTACATCCCCAACCCCCCCTACCGCTGTCCCCCCGGGCCCTACGAGCGGGCGGCCATGCTGGCCTGGCGGCTGAAGACCAAAGGGGTAAAGGGAAAGGTCATCGTGCTGGACGCCAATCCCCAGCCCATCTCCAAGGCCCCCGGCTTCCTTGCCGCCTATAACGATCTCTACAAAAACCAGCTCGAGTACATTCCCAATACCCGCATCACCGGCCTGGACTACGAGAAGAAGCGGGTGAAGACCGAACTGGGGGACGTACCCTTCACCCTGGCCGACCTGATCCCCCCCATGAAGGCCGCCGAGATCGTGCGGCAGGTGGGGCTCGGGGAGCGCTGGGCCAACGTGCAACCCCCCTACTTCCTTTCCGAGAAGGACGAGCGGGTCTACCTGGTGGGGGACATCACCGGCAACACCCCCTACCCCAAAAGCGGCATGATCGCCTACGTCTCCGGCAACATCGTAGCCCGGCACATCAGCCAGCGGCTAGGGGGCAAGGCCCTGGCCGAGATCCCTCCGGAGCTGCCGACCAACGTCTGTTACTCGTTTGTGGACTCGGAGGAGGCCATCTGGGTGTCGAACGCTTACTCCTGGGATGAGGCGGCGAAACAGATCAAGGCCCAAAGTACCGTGGACAACCAGCGCTCCGCGGCCAACAGCACCGCCGCCTACGGCTGGGCCCAAAGCCTGTGGCAGGACATGTTTGGTCCGCGCGCGTGA
- the soxB gene encoding thiosulfohydrolase SoxB, whose product MTRRELISLLLALGITSPKALARAVEQPQRLYDLPPYGDCTLLYLTDLHGQLRPHYYMEPPNLLAPQPLLGQPGYITGAAFLRYYGIQPDSLLAYLGSYLDFATLAKRFGLIGGAPQITALIRSQQQAAERPVLILDGGDDWMNSGPSLRTRGEALVDWMNLSGFQHMVYHWEYTLGRARVEELEKKLKAQVLSYNTTDDTFGDPVYPAYAIHPAGRYTVGVIGLTYPYVKVSHPEEFTEGLSFGIKEERLQQTVEELRSKGVDAVVLLSHGGLPLDTALARRIRGIDLILSGHTHDLTPVRLRVGNTFLVAGGSGGKVLARIDLALKRGGIANLRLRLLPVLSRVLPEDPAAKALVERVYRENPDLLEPIATVESLLYKRDTLYSTLDELACRAIEAHYPETEVIFSPGTRWGTTLLPGEALTLDRILAYTGFTYPEVYVFKLRGEQIKGLLEDVAANVFTPDPFYQQGGDMSRTYGITYTLRIDAPSGQRIQDIAVRGRPLDPNREYRVAAYGGRLQRLGKPIPGHTPRPVYDLIVAYAKGEGRIQLPPRPNVRVPERNYHLPVPGGTE is encoded by the coding sequence ATAACCCGACGCGAACTCATCAGCTTACTCCTGGCCCTGGGGATAACCTCCCCGAAGGCGCTGGCGCGCGCTGTAGAGCAGCCGCAGCGCCTATACGACCTGCCCCCCTACGGGGATTGCACCCTGCTGTACCTCACCGATCTGCACGGCCAGCTCCGACCCCACTACTACATGGAGCCACCTAACCTCCTCGCGCCCCAGCCCCTGCTGGGGCAGCCCGGCTACATCACCGGCGCGGCCTTCCTGCGCTACTACGGCATCCAGCCGGATAGCCTCCTGGCCTACCTGGGCAGCTACCTGGACTTCGCGACCCTGGCCAAGCGCTTCGGACTCATCGGGGGCGCTCCCCAGATCACCGCACTGATCCGCAGCCAACAGCAGGCTGCGGAAAGGCCGGTGCTGATCCTGGACGGGGGCGACGACTGGATGAACTCCGGTCCCTCCCTGCGGACACGGGGCGAGGCGCTGGTGGACTGGATGAACCTCAGCGGTTTTCAACACATGGTCTACCACTGGGAGTACACCCTGGGTCGGGCGCGGGTGGAGGAGCTGGAAAAGAAGCTCAAAGCCCAGGTCCTGAGCTACAACACCACCGATGACACCTTCGGCGATCCGGTCTACCCCGCGTACGCGATCCATCCCGCAGGGCGTTACACCGTGGGGGTCATCGGGCTCACCTACCCCTATGTCAAGGTCTCCCATCCCGAGGAGTTCACAGAGGGGCTCTCCTTCGGCATCAAAGAGGAACGGCTGCAGCAAACCGTGGAGGAGTTGCGCTCCAAGGGGGTGGACGCGGTGGTCCTGCTCTCCCACGGCGGCCTGCCCTTGGACACTGCCCTGGCCCGGCGCATCCGGGGCATCGATCTGATCCTCTCGGGCCATACCCACGACCTCACCCCGGTGCGCCTGCGGGTGGGCAATACCTTCCTGGTAGCCGGGGGCTCCGGGGGCAAGGTGCTGGCGCGGATCGACCTCGCCCTCAAGCGGGGGGGCATCGCCAATCTCCGGCTGCGGCTGCTCCCCGTACTCTCCCGGGTGCTGCCGGAGGACCCAGCGGCCAAGGCCCTGGTTGAACGGGTCTACCGGGAGAACCCCGACCTGCTCGAGCCCATCGCAACGGTGGAGAGCCTCCTCTACAAGCGGGATACGCTGTACTCCACCCTCGACGAGCTGGCCTGCCGGGCCATCGAGGCCCATTATCCAGAGACCGAGGTGATCTTCAGCCCAGGCACTCGCTGGGGCACCACCCTGCTGCCGGGGGAAGCGCTGACCCTAGACCGCATCCTGGCCTATACTGGCTTCACCTATCCCGAGGTGTACGTATTCAAGCTCCGGGGGGAGCAGATCAAGGGCCTCCTCGAGGACGTAGCGGCCAATGTCTTCACCCCCGACCCCTTCTACCAGCAGGGCGGGGACATGAGCCGGACGTATGGGATCACCTACACCCTGCGGATCGATGCCCCCTCAGGCCAGCGGATCCAAGACATAGCCGTCCGGGGGCGTCCGCTGGACCCAAACCGGGAGTACCGGGTGGCCGCCTACGGAGGCAGGCTCCAGCGGCTGGGCAAGCCTATACCCGGCCACACCCCGCGCCCGGTATACGACCTCATCGTGGCCTATGCCAAGGGGGAGGGCCGGATACAGCTACCCCCGAGGCCCAATGTGCGCGTACCGGAGCGCAACTACCATCTTCCTGTTCCTGGAGGAACCGAATGA
- the soxA gene encoding sulfur oxidation c-type cytochrome SoxA, which produces MRRWIWLLSFPLALVLAQGDSAQSAKEELARQKELLRQTMGILPTELVTEQGKESFFRKGPSGKTMEACDFGLGPGVIRGANARLPRYFADTQRVDDLDTRIVYCMTQVQGYKPEQVKRPDVVAAAFYIASQSQGEQVQVKATTPEEQAMYTLGEKLFFARSGNRDMGCAACHVDHVGRRAGPLFYADVLGQDKSWTHWPAYRYSNDQSWTMEDRIRACYSNLSHPRPDFYSAPIIALELFMAQKNTGARIEESPAFVR; this is translated from the coding sequence ATGCGCAGATGGATTTGGCTGCTATCCTTCCCGCTGGCCCTGGTTTTGGCCCAAGGGGACAGCGCCCAAAGCGCCAAAGAGGAGCTGGCCCGGCAGAAAGAACTCCTGCGTCAGACCATGGGGATCCTCCCCACCGAGCTGGTTACCGAGCAAGGCAAGGAGAGCTTTTTCCGTAAGGGACCCAGCGGCAAGACCATGGAGGCCTGCGACTTCGGCCTGGGCCCCGGGGTGATCCGGGGGGCCAACGCCCGGCTCCCCCGCTACTTTGCCGACACCCAGCGGGTGGACGACCTGGACACCCGCATCGTCTACTGTATGACCCAGGTGCAAGGATACAAGCCGGAGCAGGTCAAGCGCCCCGACGTGGTAGCAGCAGCGTTTTACATCGCTAGCCAGTCTCAGGGAGAGCAGGTCCAGGTCAAGGCCACCACCCCGGAAGAGCAGGCGATGTACACCCTGGGAGAAAAGCTTTTCTTCGCCCGCAGCGGCAACCGGGATATGGGCTGCGCGGCCTGCCACGTGGACCATGTGGGCCGGCGGGCGGGCCCACTGTTCTACGCCGATGTGCTGGGGCAGGACAAATCCTGGACCCACTGGCCCGCCTATCGCTACTCCAACGACCAGAGCTGGACTATGGAGGATCGCATCCGCGCCTGCTATAGCAACCTCAGCCATCCGCGGCCCGATTTCTACTCGGCCCCCATCATCGCCCTCGAGCTGTTCATGGCCCAGAAGAATACCGGGGCCAGGATCGAGGAGTCCCCCGCCTTCGTGCGCTAG
- the soxX gene encoding sulfur oxidation c-type cytochrome SoxX: MHRIVLALLGFSLLLALGQSSSLFTPEEQKLLQTAGKEFYTALAEQPKDQALCSLYKNKLPADQLPGFLQEQRAKIKYPAKLMGDWKRGGAIFNDMAKANCFSCHYGSPVHWGGNVGPSLEKYGQRGQSEAIQRYTYEVIYNPWAYFPCTVMYRFGVHGLLTPEEIADVVAYLLDPASDFNTKPAATGGQ, from the coding sequence ATGCACAGAATTGTCCTGGCGCTGTTGGGGTTTTCGCTGCTGCTGGCCCTGGGGCAAAGCAGCAGCCTGTTCACCCCGGAGGAGCAAAAGCTCCTACAGACCGCGGGCAAGGAGTTCTACACAGCGTTGGCAGAGCAACCCAAGGATCAAGCCCTCTGCTCGCTGTACAAAAATAAGCTCCCTGCGGATCAGCTCCCGGGGTTCTTGCAAGAGCAGCGGGCCAAGATCAAATACCCGGCAAAGCTCATGGGGGATTGGAAAAGGGGCGGGGCCATCTTCAACGACATGGCCAAGGCTAACTGCTTCAGCTGCCACTATGGCTCCCCAGTGCACTGGGGGGGGAACGTGGGGCCTAGCCTGGAGAAGTACGGGCAGCGGGGCCAGTCGGAGGCCATCCAGCGCTACACCTACGAGGTGATCTACAACCCCTGGGCCTACTTCCCCTGCACGGTGATGTACCGCTTCGGCGTGCACGGCCTGCTCACCCCGGAGGAGATCGCCGACGTGGTGGCCTATCTCTTGGATCCCGCCTCGGACTTCAACACCAAGCCCGCCGCCACTGGGGGCCAATGA
- a CDS encoding rhodanese-like domain-containing protein — translation MLSRRRLLALLPLLPWAQAQAGCEDWTVRFGEFIERVPPASYLVYPTEARDLLLFDPFILDVRTREERGRGYIPRSVHIYAGEVPKRLSELPKDRSALVLVYCASGSVSAVIAAYLQSLGYANAKNIAHGFKGWLDAGLPVEGERP, via the coding sequence ATGCTCTCCCGCAGACGGCTCCTCGCCCTCCTCCCCCTGCTCCCTTGGGCCCAGGCCCAGGCCGGGTGTGAGGATTGGACGGTGCGTTTCGGGGAGTTCATCGAGCGGGTACCCCCCGCCAGCTACCTGGTCTACCCTACCGAGGCGCGCGACCTGCTGCTGTTCGATCCTTTCATCCTGGACGTGCGCACCCGGGAGGAGCGGGGCCGGGGGTACATCCCGCGCTCGGTACACATCTACGCGGGAGAGGTACCCAAGCGGCTTTCCGAACTACCTAAGGACCGTAGCGCCCTGGTCTTGGTCTACTGTGCCAGCGGCAGCGTGAGCGCGGTGATCGCGGCCTATCTACAATCGTTGGGCTACGCCAACGCAAAGAATATCGCACACGGATTCAAGGGCTGGCTGGATGCCGGTCTGCCCGTGGAAGGAGAGCGACCATGA